A region from the Vallitalea longa genome encodes:
- a CDS encoding response regulator transcription factor encodes MDRMPMKILIIEDDNSLRNVLKQNLERYGYEVIVTKDFKNIDKTYFSINPDLTLLDINLPYYDGYMLCEIFSRKSNKPIIIISSNNTELEQIHGIELGADDYIIKPFSMQMLHTKIRGLLRRCYDKSDQNNNIIEVCGIKLDLEKFRISYRDKEAVLSKNELTLLKLFLCNKNKVISREEILNALWDSDTFIDENTLNVNIKRVKNRLEEINISKTAIKNKRAVGYFFDTGAIDYE; translated from the coding sequence AAAACAAAACCTTGAGAGGTATGGATACGAAGTTATTGTTACAAAGGATTTTAAAAATATAGATAAAACTTATTTTAGCATTAATCCTGATTTAACGTTACTAGATATAAATCTACCCTATTATGATGGTTATATGTTATGTGAAATTTTCAGTAGAAAATCCAATAAACCTATAATAATCATTTCATCCAATAACACAGAATTAGAACAAATTCACGGTATTGAACTAGGTGCGGATGATTATATAATAAAACCCTTTAGTATGCAAATGTTACATACAAAAATACGAGGGTTGTTAAGAAGATGTTATGATAAATCAGATCAAAACAATAATATAATAGAGGTCTGTGGTATAAAACTAGATTTAGAAAAATTCAGAATAAGTTACAGAGATAAAGAAGCAGTTCTAAGCAAAAATGAACTTACTTTGCTAAAACTTTTTTTATGCAATAAAAATAAAGTAATATCTAGAGAAGAAATTTTAAATGCTTTATGGGACAGTGATACGTTTATTGATGAGAACACATTAAATGTTAATATAAAAAGGGTAAAAAACAGATTGGAAGAAATTAATATAAGTAAAACAGCCATAAAAAACAAACGTGCTGTGGGTTATTTTTTTGATACAGGAGCTATAGATTATGAATAG
- a CDS encoding sensor histidine kinase, producing the protein MNSKMIKIFFIDRIKLIIFYVLNTSLLINYFNLYQQKSRSIVYPIIVAAFLLIIYLVLDWLKFYQFMKIIMKDGKDFSVKDNYGKEQLEIIKYIKTNQSRHIRKIRTIISEYKQNIRFFSLCIHNMKASITVIKLIIERINKKTYDENEINLINHEINKIHYLSEMGLNMLRFGDFSKDVCPTKLNIVEEMKSIITENKNYFIINNIYPKLSYEKEYISIITDKKWNKVILQQIMSNAIKYSVLKHVDNNINISISEKKSYVEVKISDSGIGIPDYDLKRAFQPFFTGENGRLSPNSSGIGLYLCKKICDKLKHKIKIESKKDIGTTVYIYYYSDYD; encoded by the coding sequence ATGAATAGTAAAATGATAAAGATTTTTTTTATAGATAGAATAAAACTAATAATATTTTATGTGTTGAATACAAGTTTACTGATCAATTATTTTAATTTATATCAACAAAAAAGTAGAAGTATTGTATATCCAATTATAGTTGCAGCATTCTTATTAATTATATATTTAGTTCTTGATTGGTTGAAATTCTATCAATTTATGAAGATAATAATGAAAGATGGCAAAGACTTTTCTGTTAAAGATAATTATGGTAAGGAACAATTAGAGATTATCAAATATATTAAGACTAATCAAAGTAGGCATATAAGAAAAATAAGAACAATCATATCAGAATATAAACAAAACATAAGATTTTTTTCTCTTTGTATACATAATATGAAAGCTTCTATTACAGTTATTAAGCTTATTATAGAAAGGATTAATAAAAAAACTTATGATGAAAACGAAATCAATCTAATAAACCATGAAATAAATAAGATACATTATCTGTCAGAAATGGGACTAAACATGTTAAGATTTGGTGATTTTTCAAAGGATGTATGTCCAACAAAATTAAATATTGTTGAAGAAATGAAAAGTATTATAACTGAGAATAAAAATTATTTTATCATCAATAATATTTATCCAAAGCTAAGTTATGAAAAGGAATATATATCCATTATTACAGATAAAAAATGGAATAAAGTAATTTTACAACAAATAATGTCTAATGCTATAAAATATTCAGTGTTGAAACATGTTGATAATAATATCAATATCTCAATATCAGAAAAAAAATCCTATGTAGAAGTTAAAATATCAGATTCTGGTATAGGTATTCCTGATTATGATCTAAAACGGGCTTTTCAACCTTTCTTTACAGGAGAAAATGGAAGATTATCACCTAATTCTAGCGGGATTGGTTTATATTTATGTAAAAAAATATGTGATAAATTAAAACATAAGATTAAGATTGAATCAAAAAAGGATATAGGAACGACAGTATATATATATTATTATAGTGATTATGATTAA
- a CDS encoding ABC transporter ATP-binding protein: MNVLEGNYITKIYGKEDNKVVALDDFSIEIEEGEFIGVMGSSGSGKTTLLNVLSGLDNADSGSIIINGNNIGELNKDELALFKRRNLGFVFQEFKLLDSLSLQENIMLPMILDKREPQSMKLRAKEIMSLFDIYKLKDKYPWNVSGGQQQRAAIARAVINEPAILFADEPTGNLDSKSTRVIMNYISKMNKELGSTILMVTHDPFAASYCDRVIFIEDGKLSIEMMKKGDKKNFLGDIIHALSLSGGAVDEI; this comes from the coding sequence ATGAATGTATTAGAAGGTAATTATATAACTAAAATTTATGGAAAAGAAGATAATAAAGTTGTTGCATTAGATGATTTCTCTATTGAAATTGAGGAAGGGGAATTCATAGGTGTTATGGGTTCTTCAGGAAGTGGGAAAACAACGCTTTTAAATGTTTTAAGTGGCTTAGATAACGCAGATTCAGGCAGTATTATTATCAATGGTAATAATATTGGTGAGCTAAATAAAGACGAGTTAGCTTTATTTAAAAGACGAAATTTAGGTTTCGTTTTTCAAGAATTCAAATTATTAGATAGTTTATCTTTGCAAGAAAATATCATGCTTCCTATGATACTTGATAAAAGAGAGCCACAAAGTATGAAGTTACGGGCTAAAGAAATAATGTCCTTATTTGATATATATAAATTAAAAGATAAATATCCATGGAATGTATCAGGTGGTCAGCAACAAAGAGCAGCAATTGCAAGAGCTGTTATTAATGAACCGGCGATATTATTTGCTGACGAACCAACAGGAAATCTTGATTCTAAGTCCACACGTGTAATAATGAACTATATAAGTAAAATGAATAAAGAGTTAGGATCAACTATTCTTATGGTAACACATGATCCTTTTGCAGCAAGTTATTGCGATCGAGTTATCTTTATAGAAGATGGTAAACTATCTATTGAAATGATGAAGAAAGGTGATAAAAAGAACTTTTTAGGTGATATTATTCATGCTCTTTCCTTATCAGGAGGTGCAGTTGATGAAATTTAG
- a CDS encoding FtsX-like permease family protein — translation MKFRDIIIKNFMYNLKDYSICFINNVFCITIFFLFNSIRLNPNFIDAFYKDEIAKTFLVLVLLVIILFSIFHMIHSNKTFLQSRLKEFGLYLTLGMRTKDIKKMIAIENLIISSCSLLVGIICGIVFSKLFLLLFSHVLDFDVIAYHLSLINLVHTFFGFLIVYMVTTFNTLRCIRKLEIVQIVKNNKVKQETKHNSIIVLVIGILLTVTPMYLLYKMNFRELESNYRLFYTGIILTSFIGIYIVISQSSYYIIHGAKRNEKLYLKKILSITEMSHKLNDNKKYIFSLTILCILIFIFTMTSYNSFINIKIENRENNPYDYAYVYNDHINNEFNKIYQSVLNEYDCQLVDSKKLEFITMPIAKFPVLYEPVFVNENDSKLLYGENIDVSSGKVVIIRNGAFDNFWYSEGFITLQENNEQLIIESDISKNIMNKTNRYYNRYIFILDNDDYNSYSSQLSDDRKGTFLYGDFQEESKIKVVSSKIENTLYDEFSEYKTEKTKKDTKWYKYPFYITNRVECYKNSMEENKFIIFITFFIAILFLISAGNILSFKIISEKDKVKQKYDKIKGVGITKKEIKTNISRSIKPLFLIPIISGIIYSYILIFVLMKHTGMVTFNNSLILENVKLVIAFIVLHYLFYKCTARNLYRYVTREI, via the coding sequence ATGAAATTTAGAGATATTATTATTAAAAATTTTATGTATAATTTAAAAGATTATTCTATTTGTTTTATCAATAATGTATTTTGTATAACTATATTTTTCTTGTTTAATTCTATAAGATTAAATCCTAATTTTATAGATGCCTTTTATAAAGATGAAATTGCTAAAACTTTTTTGGTATTGGTATTATTAGTTATTATACTATTCTCCATCTTTCATATGATACATTCCAACAAAACTTTTTTACAATCTAGATTAAAAGAATTTGGATTGTATTTAACGTTGGGTATGAGAACTAAGGACATCAAAAAAATGATTGCTATTGAAAATCTTATCATATCGTCTTGTTCTTTATTAGTGGGTATTATTTGCGGTATAGTTTTTTCAAAATTGTTTTTGCTTTTGTTTAGCCATGTATTGGACTTTGACGTTATTGCTTATCATCTATCTCTAATTAACTTAGTACATACTTTTTTTGGATTTCTTATCGTTTATATGGTAACAACATTTAATACACTAAGATGTATTAGAAAACTAGAAATAGTACAAATTGTAAAAAATAATAAGGTTAAGCAGGAAACTAAACATAATAGTATCATAGTTCTAGTAATTGGAATATTATTAACTGTAACACCTATGTATCTATTATATAAGATGAATTTTAGAGAGCTAGAAAGCAATTATAGATTATTCTATACAGGTATTATTTTGACATCTTTTATTGGTATTTATATAGTCATCAGCCAATCAAGTTATTATATTATACATGGTGCGAAGCGAAATGAAAAGCTTTACTTGAAGAAAATACTTAGTATCACTGAAATGAGTCATAAGTTGAATGATAATAAAAAGTACATATTTTCACTTACAATTTTATGTATACTAATATTCATATTTACTATGACATCTTATAATTCTTTTATTAACATAAAAATAGAGAACAGAGAAAATAATCCATATGATTATGCTTATGTCTATAATGATCACATAAACAATGAATTTAACAAAATATATCAATCAGTGTTAAATGAGTATGATTGCCAGCTAGTAGACAGTAAGAAATTGGAATTCATTACTATGCCAATAGCTAAGTTTCCAGTTTTATATGAACCTGTATTTGTTAATGAAAATGATAGCAAACTGTTATATGGAGAAAATATTGATGTATCTAGTGGAAAAGTAGTAATTATAAGAAATGGCGCATTTGACAATTTTTGGTATAGTGAAGGATTTATAACGTTACAAGAAAATAATGAACAGCTTATAATTGAAAGCGACATAAGCAAAAACATTATGAACAAAACCAATCGTTATTATAATAGATATATTTTTATACTTGATAATGATGATTATAATTCTTATTCCAGCCAATTATCGGATGATAGAAAAGGAACTTTTCTATATGGTGATTTTCAGGAGGAAAGTAAAATAAAAGTAGTGTCAAGCAAAATAGAAAATACATTATATGATGAATTCTCTGAATATAAAACAGAAAAGACCAAGAAAGATACTAAGTGGTATAAATATCCTTTTTATATTACTAATCGTGTAGAATGCTATAAAAATTCAATGGAGGAAAATAAATTTATAATTTTCATAACTTTTTTCATAGCTATTTTATTCTTGATTTCTGCTGGAAATATATTATCTTTTAAAATAATCAGTGAAAAAGATAAAGTTAAACAAAAATATGATAAGATTAAAGGGGTTGGAATTACAAAAAAAGAAATAAAAACAAATATTTCTAGGTCAATAAAGCCACTATTTTTAATACCTATAATATCTGGTATCATTTACAGCTATATATTAATATTTGTTTTAATGAAACATACTGGAATGGTTACATTTAATAACTCATTAATATTAGAAAATGTAAAACTTGTTATAGCCTTTATTGTATTGCATTACTTGTTTTATAAATGTACAGCTAGAAACTTGTATAGGTATGTTACAAGAGAGATATAA